The window GCCGGCCGGCGCTATAGGCCGGCTGGTACCGATCAGGCCGGCTGGTCCCAGGGCAACGGCAGGTACCGGTACCGCAGGTCCAGGAAGCGCTGGGCCGAGGTGGCCTCGTCGAACGCCGTGACGTGGGAGTCGATCGTCCCCGCCGCGCTGCGCAGCGATTCGCTGACGGCCGGTGGGGCGATCTGCTCCAGTGCATCCGCACCGGTCTCCAGGGTGCTGGAGGCGAAGCCGGCGAGGGGGCGGATCGGTGAGGCCGAGACCAGGTCGAACTGCGCCTCCGCGTGACGGAGCAGCCCCATCTCCGTCTCCCGCGCCGCACCCTTCAGATCGCCGTTGAGCAGGGCCTCACCCACCGCGCCGGTGGTGTGCATGGTGTTGGCGATCTGAGCATCAGCAGCACCGAGGATCTGGCCGGGCACGGAGTCCTCCCCGAACGCCATGCCCGAGGCCGCATGCATCGTCCTGAACGGAGCCAGCGCCCCGGTGTACGCGCCGTACCCGGTGAATATTCGCCTCGCTGGGGTCCGCTGATCGAGGGTTCGGGTGCCACGTCGCTGCCGTAGCGGTGGCGTCGTTCGGGACCACCAGTGGTGTCGTTGGGGCCGCTCTGTCTACGCTCCTTCCGCCGTGTGTATAGGGCACGCGGCGGAAGGAGCAATCTGGAATGGTACGGAAGATCAGGGCGAAGCTGGTGCTCCAGCTGCGCGCAGAAGGTCTGTCGGGGCGAGCGATTTCGTCCTCGCAGGGCATGTCCCGCAAGTCCGTGAGGGCGGTGTTCGAGGCCGCTGACGCTGCAGGGATCGGGTGGGGCGATATCGCGGACGTCGCCGATGAGCAGGTGTATGCCCGGTTGTTCCCGGGCCGGGGCGAGCACGAGAGCGTGTTCGCACAGCCGGACTGGGAACAGGTCCATCGAGAGATGGCCAGGGTCGGCGTGACGCTGAAGCTGTTGCACGGCGAGTACTTCGACGCGACCACGGCGGCTGGGGATCCGGCGATGGGGTATGACCGGTTTTGCCGCACCTACCAGCACCACGTCATGGTCACCGGTGCCGCTTCGAGAGTCGGTCACAAGGCCGGCCAGAGCGTGGAGGTCGACTGGTCCGGCCCCACGATGGAGCTGGCCGATCCGGTCACCGGCGAGGTCTCGAAGGTGTTCTTGTTCGTTGCCTGCCTGCCTTTTTCTCGTTACGCGTTCTGCTTCCCGGCGCTGGATATGCGCCAGGAGTCCTGGCTGCGAGCGCACGTAGCGATGTTCGAGGCGCTGGGCGGGACGGTCCCGAGGATCGTTCCGGACAACCTCAAGACCGGTGTGGTGAAGCACCCCCGCGAGGGCGAGATCGTCCTGAACGATGCGTATCGCGAGATGGCAGCGCATTACTCGGCGGCGGTGCTCCCGGGGAGGGTGCGGAAACCGAAAGACAAGGCGAGCGTGGAGAACACCGTCGCGCACGTCGCGACCTGGGTCATCGCCGGGCTGCGGGATCAGCGATTCACGTCCCTGCCCGAACTTGCAGCCGCCATCGGGCAGCGGATGGAGGCCTATAACGCGGAGCCGTTCCAGAAGCGGCCCGGATCCCGCGCCAGCGTGTTCGACGCGGAGGAGCGGCCGCTGCTGACGCCGCTGCCGGCGGTGCCCTACGAGATCTCGACATGGCACTACGGACGACGAGTGGGCAGGAACGGGCACG is drawn from Brachybacterium muris and contains these coding sequences:
- the istA gene encoding IS21 family transposase — protein: MVRKIRAKLVLQLRAEGLSGRAISSSQGMSRKSVRAVFEAADAAGIGWGDIADVADEQVYARLFPGRGEHESVFAQPDWEQVHREMARVGVTLKLLHGEYFDATTAAGDPAMGYDRFCRTYQHHVMVTGAASRVGHKAGQSVEVDWSGPTMELADPVTGEVSKVFLFVACLPFSRYAFCFPALDMRQESWLRAHVAMFEALGGTVPRIVPDNLKTGVVKHPREGEIVLNDAYREMAAHYSAAVLPGRVRKPKDKASVENTVAHVATWVIAGLRDQRFTSLPELAAAIGQRMEAYNAEPFQKRPGSRASVFDAEERPLLTPLPAVPYEISTWHYGRRVGRNGHVTFARNFYSAPFAHIGAKVDLRITARTLEIYQGSQRLTSHLLLPETASNEYRTNDADLPAGERFQAWDAQRVRAWADRVGPATVIVIQRIFESVPIVEQGLDPALAVLRLSRRFSVDRVEAACALALTGRVRSPRYAHLHPILATGQDKVAALRPPREEPAEDGGYVRGADYYAGGVR